The DNA sequence CGTCaatctcgtcatcttcaagaCCCTGCATCCCGCGGTATCCGAGCTATCGAGATTCTTACTTGCATGAGAAACACATCTGTTGTTTCACAAACCAGAAGTTTTCTGAAGATTGAATTGCGGCTTTAAATGACGCGAATAGCGCGCCCATGCTTGCTCTTACACCCATAGACTGCTTGTACAGTTTGCCATACCAAGGCTAGCAATCCCTGGGATCAAAGGATCAAGTGAAACTAAGGGTCATGTAcaaaaaaaggcctttgaTAGCTCCCGTCTCACTAATACGGGCGGACAATAGCTGCGGGTATATATGCATGTCAGATGCCGTTATACTGTGGAGCTTATCGGAGGCCATCCCATGTCGCTTACACGCAATTATATATTTGACCCTTTTGACATGACCATCTGGTGATTTTTCTACTTGCTTTGAGTTGCGTTGAATCATTCAACATTTCGGGGGCACTGCCCCTCATATATTACTAACATACAGAAACATTCTCCAATTGTATCTTGTGCCGCTAATGATATTGACTCAGGCATGTCCAACCTTCTAGGCCAAGTTGCGAAATTGAACGAGAAAACGGGCGACTAGAGAATGGTGATACGCCTGCTGCACCCATCACCATGCGGATATCACGAGTACATATCAAAGGTTGCGGGCGAACAAAGAAATTCACCAGCAACTCAGGAAGTATATCGAGAAGTACTTGTCCAATTTTGACCACGAAGACAAGGCTAACCGAGAATCAATCGAGAGGAGAAACCACCGCATAAGAAAAAGCAACGAAGATGGCGGAAGAAACAAGGATCTCTACAACGTGGATCTACAACTTCTCCATGCTCTCCGAGACGCGCAACTCCGCCTCTCCCAGCGCCTCGCCAACGAAAGACTGGATACTAAATAAGCAAGATCGGAATTATAAATTTTGCTCTAGATGTACGATAAAACTGCTAAGGTAAAGAGGAACTAATGGCCTGAAGGATGGGTTGAATTTTATCGAAAAAGCTCTGCATCAAAAGCATGGTAGTATCGATTGGAACGGATCCGAAGACACCTAAAACATGGATTGAtatgacgatgatggtgaagTCTCTATAGTCATAACGACCAATCGATGCTCTCTGTAAGCAGACCTGCGTCACCAACGCATCTTCCACCAGAGTCACCTCACCTATCACCAGTACGACCTCTACAAGTTCTTAAAGGCTGTAACAAGATCATGGGCCAAGAGTATATTCGCGGTTTCAAGTTTTCTGTGGAGACGGATAACCCTTTGCTCGTCAAAGCTTACAGAAACAGAAATAGGGGACCAGGCAGCACACTCATATTATTATCTTCCAGATAATGAAAAGCTCGACGTCGAAGAATCTATGGTACTGCCCAAGACAATGTCACCCGAAACGTTTATTTAAACATTTGTTTAAATTACTTGAGTTGGCTGGGTTGAGACGCTCCACGGCACATTCGATCGCATAACACATGATAGGTTCGGAATGACTGTTTGCCAGCAAACTTGGCCTTTCCAACCATACAAAAGATAGGCAACCTTGCACATAGGTAGGCTATTTCAAACCCAACGGGTTCGGTATGTTTGTTAGTTTTATGGTGATGCACTTGGGGTCTCCTTTAAGCCGATTATATGAGTACTGGAACTCCCTCGATGAGGGTGTTCATCATATCAATTTAACATTGGCTTTCTTCACGATGTTTGACAAGTTCTTTTGTCTTCTAACTCgtattctcttctcttccgctTGGAAGAAGTCGTAAATAGTTGGAGCTCTTTCTACCCTAAGCCAGATCACCAACCCCGAAAATGAGATACGCTGTATATCCTGTCATGTCTCTATTGTGTTTCCAATTACATACCTATCTTCCACTATTCCGATTTGCTCCCTTCAATGCTCTAATTTCTGATTCTTGAAGCGATGATGATCCACTTGATCGCTCCCTTGCAAACCGCTTAGCAGTCCGTACTAATGGCTTTAAGGCTCTGCAGTCTCCTATTTCTAGGCCTTGTACCTCATCTGGGTTGAGGTGCTTATTTCTAAAGAGCCACTCGCTGATCTTTCCTCTTGATTCCAATGGATTGCTTACCCAGGGATTTCTTCCCATAAGATCTTCAATGATTCTGTTGGGATCTGCCTCAGCTTCTTCGATAAGATACGAGACTAACTTTATAGCTTGGTGGCTACAAAAGGCTGCCCCTAATACACCGCCAATGGTGTTAGAATCGATAGGCTCTTGCTTGATTTTCACATCCGCACGATATTTGATAAGAAGCTTTGCGACTTTGAAAGAGCCATAGTAAGCAGCAGTAACAAGGGGAGTGCTGAATTCGCCGTCGAGGCGCAGGTCCACAGTCGCCCCGGCGTTGATCAAAATATCTGCGGCATCTTCATTGTTTAAGTATGCAGCGGCCTCTAAAGGACAACTGAAGACACAGGACGAACAAGGTCCGTCGAGAAGGGCCCCATGCTTAATTAGAAGCTCGAAGATTTCACGACCGCCGAAAAACACCGCTTGACATAACGGACAGCGCTTAGTATCGACGTTAGGATCAGCCCCGTGCATTAGAAGCTCTTTGACAGAAGTAGTCTCCTTCTTCATAATAGCCTGATCCAAGGCACCGGTCCTGGAGGGTAGAATTCTCTTTGGGTCACTTCCCATTTTAATGAGTGAGACACAAAGTTCAGCGCGTCCATATTGCGCAGCCAGCGAGAGAGTATCAAGGCCGTATTTGTGAAGCTCTTCCAATTTGCGTTCAAGACAGGTTTTTGCCCATTCTTTCTCATCGAGAGTGATACCAAGAACCACTATCCCGAACGCCGGGTTTTCGGCAGGCATCAAGTCTCTTCCTTGACAGACGTCGAGATTGAAGGAATAGTTGTTTCCTAGCAAGCCAATATATTCCAACCATTTTTGGTACTCCAGGGTCGAGTGGCATGGATTGTCTAGGGAGATCATGAATCGTTCGAGAAGTTTCGAGATCTGCTTGTTTCCATCAGGCACACCTTGTACATCTCTGATGTGCAACACCCAGTATTGTGATAAGTAGTGTTTGAGAGAATCTACTGAATCAGGCTTGCATACGATGCTGCTATCATCTCCTGCGGTCTCGTTGCTCAGTTGACCTGATCCGGAAGATTCTGTCGGGGTAGAACTCTGGTAATATTCCATAAGTACCAACAGCGACAATTTGGCCACCTCAATCCGGGCATCTTTATTGGTTAATTCGGTGTGCTTCTCGACGAAATATTCTTGGACGGATGCGTGAGGAAAGGCCCATTTGCCCCGAGCATCCTTGACGATAAGATAACGGCAGATACTTTCTAACTTCTGCTCCGATAGCCTACGGCCCCTAGTGTCCAGGACCGGGTCATCATGCTCGTTGGCTAAACGCAGTTGTATTGCCGAAAGAAGTTGCTCCGTGCAAAGTGGTTTATGCGCATGCATGACCCATTTTACAGCTCGCTGTAGATAGATCTCGTCGTGGGACCCAGCCTTTGCGTACAACTCGTCATATGCTGCTGTTAGACCTTTGGGAAGTTGCCCAAGTCGTGTTTCGACATCCTCGGGGGGAATCACACTCGATGAGCTGAGCAATTTGC is a window from the Trichoderma atroviride chromosome 5, complete sequence genome containing:
- a CDS encoding uncharacterized protein (EggNog:ENOG41); the encoded protein is MHAHKPLCTEQLLSAIQLRLANEHDDPVLDTRGRRLSEQKLESICRYLIVKDARGKWAFPHASVQEYFVEKHTELTNKDARIEVAKLSLLVLMEYYQSSTPTESSGSGQLSNETAGDDSSIVCKPDSVDSLKHYLSQYWVLHIRDVQGVPDGNKQISKLLERFMISLDNPCHSTLEYQKWLEYIGLLGNNYSFNLDVCQGRDLMPAENPAFGIVVLGITLDEKEWAKTCLERKLEELHKYGLDTLSLAAQYGRAELCVSLIKMGSDPKRILPSRTGALDQAIMKKETTSVKELLMHGADPNVDTKRCPLCQAVFFGGREIFELLIKHGALLDGPCSSCVFSCPLEAAAYLNNEDAADILINAGATVDLRLDGEFSTPLVTAAYYGSFKVAKLLIKYRADVKIKQEPIDSNTIGGVLGAAFCSHQAIKLVSYLIEEAEADPNRIIEDLMGRNPWVSNPLESRGKISEWLFRNKHLNPDEVQGLEIGDCRALKPLVRTAKRFARERSSGSSSLQESEIRALKGANRNSGR